A single window of Oceanococcus atlanticus DNA harbors:
- a CDS encoding MAPEG family protein, with protein MSVSLWFGFYVVFNVLLLTALAINVSRLRIVRKVAHGDGGDVAIKAAIRTHVNGVENVPIFALVLLALEFAQASTGLLAGLVLVFCAARLAHAVGMLTPYFNFRRLGAGLTYACQIVGALAIVPSLLG; from the coding sequence ATGAGTGTGTCGCTGTGGTTTGGCTTTTATGTGGTGTTCAACGTGCTGTTGCTGACGGCGCTGGCGATCAATGTGTCGCGTTTGCGCATCGTTCGCAAAGTGGCTCATGGCGACGGCGGTGATGTGGCGATCAAAGCCGCCATACGCACCCATGTGAACGGGGTGGAGAATGTGCCGATCTTTGCGCTGGTGTTGCTGGCGCTGGAATTTGCGCAGGCCTCGACCGGTTTGCTTGCCGGCCTGGTGCTGGTGTTTTGTGCCGCGCGCCTGGCTCATGCGGTGGGCATGCTGACCCCGTATTTCAACTTTCGCCGGCTTGGTGCCGGGCTGACGTACGCCTGTCAGATCGTCGGCGCACTGGCCATTGTGCCGAGTCTGCTGGGCTGA
- a CDS encoding glutathione S-transferase family protein has product MGLLIDGEWHDQWYDTKSTGGKFVRSESQFRNWVTADGSPGPTGEGGFEAQPGRYHLYVSWACPWAHRAIIYRKLKGLEALISMSVVNAHMGEQGWTFEAGRGVVPDEVNQAQYLHQIYTRVDPHYGGRVTVPVLWDKQRGTIVNNESADIIRMLNSAFDGVGGNALDLYPTEQQATIDELNAWIYPRINNGVYRAGFATSQAAHSEAVSDLFAALDTLEQRLSGQRYLTGAHFSEADWRLFTTLIRFDAVYVGHFKCNLREIRDYPALSAYLRDLYQQPGIADTVDIDYIKEHYYRSQPTVNPSGVIPLGPSLDFSSPHGREHLTA; this is encoded by the coding sequence TGGCACGATCAGTGGTACGACACCAAAAGCACCGGTGGCAAGTTCGTCCGCTCGGAATCGCAGTTTCGCAACTGGGTGACGGCCGACGGCAGCCCCGGACCGACCGGTGAGGGCGGGTTTGAGGCGCAGCCCGGACGCTATCACCTGTATGTTTCATGGGCCTGTCCCTGGGCTCACCGGGCCATCATCTACCGCAAGCTCAAAGGGCTTGAAGCGCTGATTTCGATGTCGGTGGTCAACGCCCACATGGGCGAACAAGGCTGGACGTTCGAAGCGGGCCGAGGTGTGGTTCCCGATGAGGTCAATCAGGCGCAGTATCTGCACCAGATTTACACCCGCGTCGATCCGCACTACGGCGGTCGGGTGACCGTACCGGTGCTGTGGGACAAGCAGCGCGGCACCATCGTCAACAACGAATCGGCAGACATCATCCGCATGCTCAATTCGGCCTTTGATGGGGTGGGTGGCAACGCCCTGGATCTGTATCCGACCGAGCAACAGGCCACCATTGATGAGCTCAATGCATGGATTTATCCGCGCATCAACAACGGCGTCTATCGGGCTGGCTTTGCCACCAGCCAGGCGGCCCACAGTGAAGCGGTGAGCGATCTGTTCGCCGCGCTGGATACGCTTGAGCAGCGCCTGTCAGGGCAGCGTTATCTCACCGGCGCGCACTTCAGCGAGGCGGACTGGCGTCTGTTCACTACGCTGATCCGCTTCGATGCGGTGTATGTGGGGCACTTCAAGTGCAACCTGCGCGAGATCCGTGACTATCCGGCCCTGTCGGCGTATCTGCGCGATCTGTATCAGCAGCCGGGCATCGCCGACACGGTGGATATCGACTACATCAAGGAACATTACTATCGCAGCCAGCCGACGGTGAATCCCAGTGGCGTTATACCGCTGGGGCCATCACTGGATTTTTCCTCGCCACACGGGCGTGAGCATTTGACCGCATAA